Part of the Halobaculum halobium genome, AGCGAGAGCGGCGAGTACACCGACGGCGCCGACACCGACAACCAGCCGGACAACACGCCCGCCGACACAGAGACACCGGGAGTCGGCGGCGACATCGGCAATCCGGCGCTGCTGGCGCTGGCACTCGTCGTTGTCGGCTGGGTCATGTACGGGGGTGAGTAGCCCGTGGCGGATGTTCGAGTTCGGCGCGTCGAGTTCGAGGGTCCGGCCGCGGCGGGGGTTCCGATCCCGATCCGCGTCGGCGTCAACAACAACGAGACGGCCGCGTTCTCGTGGGAGGAGAAGACCTGCAACACCGGCGGCGAGTACGGACACAAGACCGACGTAACCCTCGTCATCCGCGACGCTGCCGGCGAGAAGGTCTTTGATGAGACGGTCCGCGAGTGCGTCCCCCGGAACCGTGTGGGGCAGATGCTCGGGGCGAACGCGGCTGTCGAGTTCGACCCGGAGCTTCCGGCGGGAGAGTACACGGTGGAGGCGACCGTTTCGGTCATCAAGGAGGAGCGGACGCACTCCAGTACGCCGCGGTCCCTGACCGTCGAGGAGGACAGCAGCGCGCTTCCTGGTGGCGACGACCCCGGCGGATCGAATCCGTTCGGCGGGGGCGGCGACGACCAAAGCGATGACGGCGGAAACAACCCGTTCGGCGGCTCGGGCGACGCGCTCGGGCTGCCGAACAGCAAGGTCGTGCTGGCGCTCGTCGCGCTGCTGGCTATCGCGTGGCTGGCGAACAGCGCGAGCAACACCGCGGAGGCGTTCACATGATGGACCTACTGGCGAGCTACGCGGTGCAGGTGTCAGCGGGTATCACCGCCACGTCGGCGCTCGGCATCCTCTACGAGGCCCACCGGATGCGCGGCGCTGTCGAGCGGAATAGCGAGCGGGGCGCAGCGAACAAGACGCGGTCCATCGGCAATCGCCGGTGGCTCCAACGCTTCGGGGCGCGGCTCGTTGGCAACGAGAAGTACCAGCCGCCGCACCGCTTCGACCCGGACGAGGAACCGCGACCCGACGGAGGGCGACAGGATGGCTAACATCGAGAACACCGAGTACGAGGACATGACGGACGAGGAACTGAAGCGGGTCCGGGAGAAGATGGACGACGACACCGGCCGGACCGGCGGTGAGAGTGACGGCACCGACAATAACGGCGGGGCGTACGCCGATCCTCCCGAGGAGGTGCGGTGATGCCCTGGGTACCAGAACCCGACCCGGACGACGTTCCCTTCAACGAGCCGTACACAGCCGAGTTGGACGACGGCGAGAAGGTGACGGTTACGTTCACGCCCGAGCAGTCCGGTAGCGTGTTCTATCTCCCGATTCTTGCCATCTCGAAGGTCCGCGGCACGATCTACGAGATCCGCGACGACGGGAGCACGCAATACGGGCCGGCGGCCATCCCACCGACCGACATCGACGACATGACCGTAACCTTCGCCCCAGCAAAGCGCTTTCGCGACTCCCAAAGTAATCATCCGAAACACGTCGGGAGCACCCCAGACGTACCACATCCAGCCGGTCGGTTTCGAGCAGATCGAAGGGGGTGCCTGAGAATGGTACTTGATACCACCGCAGAGGTAGACAAAATCGACTCCGTTCGTGATCGCAACGGAGACCCACGACCACCGGCAAACGCCGACAAGCAGGATGTAACAAACGCCCGGCTCGGGAACTACGACAGCCTGACGCAAGTTGTCCACTCGACTGGCGGGACCGACGCCGAACCCTTGCCGTCTCTCGACGTGCCTGAGGGAGCTGGAGTGCTGGTCGAGTACAAATCCGACAACTCGGGCGACGTGTTCGTCGGTGACGCCGACACACAGGAGTCGCCGCTAACCGGCCGTACGGACTCGCTGTTGTTCAGCGTCACAGATACGTCACTCATCCACGTTCGGACGCCGAACGCTGGTGACGCTGTCGTGGTCACGTTCGAGGGAGGCGAGTAAGCGTGCTCGAAAGCATTTCGAGCATCAGCGGATCGAACCTCGGGTACCTCCTGTTTGGGATACTCCTGGGGCTGGGCGTCCCGTTTCGGTACGGTATGGAACGGATCCGGGGACTATCCCGCGCAGCACTCGACAGACTCCCGTACAAGCCGCCGCAGACGAGCCGATCCGACCGAGAGAACACCAAGACCGACATGGAGGACAACTAAATGCCAGAGAGAACGCCGGCGACCGGCCCGAACGCGATTCGGGGAAGAGACATCGAACCTAAATCGGTAAGTACAGAGGAATCGTTTACCGATCCAGGGAATAGGACACACACGCGCAAACTGCCCTTGAGAGATGCAATAGAAGTTGATATTGCGAGTGGCGACAGCATCCAAGCCGCAATCGATGAGGCAGCCGCCCCAGATTCACGGAGGAGTGGATCGGTCAGAATCCAAAAAGGTCCCATCACTAACGACTTCCTCGGAGACGTGTCCGCAAACGATACGTTGCCAATCACAATCGAGGGTGGCGTCACGCTCTCGCTATCAGGGGTGTGGCTCCGAGAGACGGCATCGTCAGCCGGTTCGGTGTTCGATTTGAAGCCAAACGCAACTGTCTACGCCGATGGGGCAATGCTATCGGAGTCGAGCGGTGTTGGGTCGTGGTTTCGATTTAACGCGGATCTTGAATCTATTGCGAGCCAAGATCAAACGGCTGTCTACGGCTACCCCCGTGTTGACACGACTAACGGCACCCCAATTGTTGAGTTTCGACAGACGAACGGGAATAGCGTTGTCGGCGGGTACGCCGAAGTCCACGCGTGGAACGCGGGCGGCGTCGCGCGCTTTCATTCTGGCGGAGCAAACGGCTGGGCGAATATGAATCGTGTGGAGGTCCGCGGCAACGTTTCTGCTGGGGAGGCTTTTGTGTTTGATTACGATGATGGCGTTGAAGTCACCCTCAACGTGGTCAATTCACACGGGTTGAATTTCACCGGCGGCGATCGGATCGCACTCTTCGACAACGCGGACTCAACTACTGCCGGAGTGCGGGCAAACGTGTTGCGAGGGACGATGTTTGACGTTGCGTCAGTAACGACCCCGTGGGAATGGACAGCCAACTGCGACAGTAATAACAAGGTTATCCGCAGGTGGCCAACCGTCGCGGCAGGGATAAACGACTCTGGGGACGAGACGAACGAAGCGGTCGCCGACATGACGATCTAAAAACTCGGATTGGCACCTCATTTTTCAGTCTTTCCAGCCGAGTGTTCCAACGGATTGGCAAAGTCTAAATTCGGAGCGATGTAGGCATGCATATCGAATGCGACCTCAAATCTATACTCGCCTTTTTGCTCTACTACTTTCTTTGCCGATCATCGGCCACTTCATTCCGTACGGTTTTGATCTCGGCTTATATATTACACCGCGTATGATAGGTGTCTTTTTTGTAGGTTCTTTCGCATTTATAACGGCAATCAAAGAACGATATGTCAGGCTCACGCACTCGGATATTGGAATTTTTGTTCTACTCTCTATCTTGATCGCCAGTTCATCTTGGTCTCCAAGTCCATACGAATCTATGCGCCGAGCTATTGATCTCGGCTTAATGATGATTTATTATGGATCTATCGTAGTATATCTCGGTCGAGATGATGCTCTACAGGAACTCATCCGAGTACTTCTAATTATCTCGACTTTGTGGGTAGGATACGGAGTGTTCGAGATCGCTTTCGGCGACCTCACGCTAGGTATTGTCCCGTATATTAGCCGAAACGAACTTTCGCGCAATCTCTTAGCTCTCATCCCACTCATGGCACTCGTCACCCATTGGAAGACCGGATGGACAAAAGTGGCGTACGTGGGGCTGACTGCGTCTATGATTTTCCTCATTCCTCTTTCGGGTTCCCGGGGAGGTATCGTTGGGCTTGTTTTCGTACTTGGTGCATTGACTATACTGTTTCTTCGGTCTATCGCCGAACTGGAACTCTTGAGACTACTTCCAGCTGGAGCTGTGGCAGTCATATTATTCGGCCTCGTTGTACTTGCTGCAGTCCATATCGGCATATTCCCACAAAGACTAACGAGTATCCCGCTCACAGCGGGCGCGTTCTCGCCTGAGGTTTTGGGACCGCAGCGCTATGATGTTCACAAAGCGGAGCTTGTTACAATTCAGCGGCACTGGTTGACTGGTGTCGGATACGAAGGGTTTGTTGTCTTGACTGAGAAAATGTACGAGATCGGCTCCTTCCGGGCACACAATCTGATTACACGTGTCTGGATGGCGGCTGGTATTGGACCAGTTCTCATACTGCTGGCAACCGGATTATCCATCATTCGCAATTATACTCGAGCGATCTACAATCTGGATAGTATAGATCAGATGTACCTCTCAGCACTCTTTATTGGATTTGGTGGGATCACCGTCGCCGGAATGGTCAACATCGTGATTGACGAGCCACTTTGGTATGTCTTGATTGCTGTCGGGAGCAACTTGATTCCGGAAGAATCCAATAGGA contains:
- a CDS encoding O-antigen ligase family protein: MIGVFFVGSFAFITAIKERYVRLTHSDIGIFVLLSILIASSSWSPSPYESMRRAIDLGLMMIYYGSIVVYLGRDDALQELIRVLLIISTLWVGYGVFEIAFGDLTLGIVPYISRNELSRNLLALIPLMALVTHWKTGWTKVAYVGLTASMIFLIPLSGSRGGIVGLVFVLGALTILFLRSIAELELLRLLPAGAVAVILFGLVVLAAVHIGIFPQRLTSIPLTAGAFSPEVLGPQRYDVHKAELVTIQRHWLTGVGYEGFVVLTEKMYEIGSFRAHNLITRVWMAAGIGPVLILLATGLSIIRNYTRAIYNLDSIDQMYLSALFIGFGGITVAGMVNIVIDEPLWYVLIAVGSNLIPEESNRS